GGAAGAAGTGCTGCATAATCACTGCCCTCCAGTGTACAAACTGTTTCCTCATCTCTTTCCAGTGGAAGTGATACAATTCCGATATCCTCGGATACACAGATTCCTGCATAACTTCTTCCCGGATCAAGTACAAGACCAACTTTCGTCTCCTGAATTGTCACAGTATAGTCTGCACGCACTGCAGTTCCTAATACATTTCCTGTAGTTGCGCAAATTCCGGAAGGAATATCCACGGACATACGGACTGCATCAGACTGATTCACACACTCTATAATCTGTGCATATCTGCCTCCAACCTCCCGGCAAAGTCCAACTCCAAAAATTGCATCGATAATTAAAGTATACGGTTCACTTTCAAATGCTTCTTGCTCAAACTGCTCCTTAAACTGTGCCCCTGTATTTTTCAACTGTTCTATCTGATGGGCAGTCTCTGGTGTGCAGTGATTTCTGTTTCCGACCAGAACTGCTGTTACGTCACACCCTTCCCATGCAAACATTCTGGCAATCGCAAAGCCGTCCCCGCCATTATTTCCAGAACCACAGAGGACACATATTTTATTTAAATTAATTTTCCAGTCTTTAATGTGATCTACACATGCTCTGGCAGCCCGTTCCATAAGTTCCAGGGATGGGATTTTAAGTTCATTTATCGTAAATGAATCTGCCGTTTTCATCTGTTTAGCATCTGGCAAATATCTCATAGTTTTGATTCCTCCTGATAGAAAGAAACGTGCAAAGCCAGGATGCTATCTGAACAAACCTGTCTTTACACGTTATCTCCTTAATTATGTTCTTCCTTGTAGCGGCATATATTATATGACAGCCTCATCAGACTCTCGGATAAATGTACATTCTCAACAATCACACTTTCCGGGAGATTCAGATCTGTATGTGCAAAATTCCATATTCCGTGAACATTGTGTTCTGCCAGAAATTTTGCAACTTTGATTGACTCATCCTTTGGAATCGTCAATGCTGCAATATCGATACTGTTCTCATCTACAAATTTCGGAAGCTCGTCCATCATCTGAATTGGAACACCACGAACTTCCTGCCCGTCAAGCTCCGGATTGATATCAAACAATCCTTTTAAGATAAATCCACGCTTTTCAAATGACGCATAGTTCGCAAGTGCACGCCCCAAATTACCAGCACCAATAATAATAATATTATGATCCTGTTCCAATCCAAGAATTTTTCCGATTTCTGAGT
The sequence above is drawn from the Dorea formicigenerans genome and encodes:
- a CDS encoding redox-sensing transcriptional repressor Rex, with translation MQNRGISQAVIRRLPRYYRYLGELIEQGVERISSNELSKRMKVTASQIRQDLNNFGGFGQQGYGYNVKYLYSEIGKILGLEQDHNIIIIGAGNLGRALANYASFEKRGFILKGLFDINPELDGQEVRGVPIQMMDELPKFVDENSIDIAALTIPKDESIKVAKFLAEHNVHGIWNFAHTDLNLPESVIVENVHLSESLMRLSYNICRYKEEHN